AGCTCGTCGTGCTTTTCGGTTGCTGCGTTGTTCTCCGCTCCATCCTCCAAGTTCGCAATAGTGCGCAGATACTCCTCGACCGTTTGCTCCATATTCAACTCACAGTCGTATTCCTTACGCTTTGCCAAGAGTTGTTCCTCATGCAAATCGTACAACTGGAGGAACTTATTGTGGTCGAGAATATCCACCACCTCATTACGAAATGGCAGAAACAGGAGAACAGATTCGCGCTTATACTCAGTAAGCTCGCTCATACCGAATCCGCGCCAACGCAGCACCCTTGGCTGTGTCCTTTTCTTGTAGCTCTTTTTACCTCTTTCCTGAGAATACCAAGCTACGAACTCAGCCAAGCAGACGTCTTCCAGGCCTTCACGCTCTTCGTACTTCTCGATGATGTTCTTGTTCCACACATCAGTCGAATCATCGCCAACTCCTTCTGCATCCATGGTCTTGAAGTGCTTCCTGCTTCTTGTCCGGTCTTGGGGCCACGCAGTTGGAATGAACTCAACTTTCTTACTTGCCTCGGACATCGGCAATCGCAGTAGGAACCAGGCTGCTTCCTGAGCGCACATCTCCACGGCTCCAAGCATCTTCAGGCTGATCTTCTTCAGCATCTCGCCGTAGTCCATCTCGGGGTTCTGCTCTTGCATGAGGATCAGCTCTCGGTGCAATCCACTAACACCACGATTGGACTTGTTGACGTACTCTACCAGGTAGTGGCAAAGTTTCTTTTCGTCAACAATAAACTGGAGATCCATGTTCGAACGCAGCTTGTCCGCAATCCATGCGTTGAACGGATTCGTTCGCAGTTCCTTTTCATCCATCGAGCGCTTGTAGAAGACCGTAGGCTGTTTCAGCGATGCACGAACTACATCCAGGTAGTACTCGTATGTACACTCGCAGTGGGCCAGATAGTCCTCAATCGTATCGAATACCATTGTTGCCAGGACATCACGCATTTCCTCAGCGCGTTTCTTCAACTCTTTGCGGCGACTGTCGTCAGCCTTAAGAGGAAGCAGGACCCGTTGTTCCTTCATGGGCCAGTACGGTATATTGAACCGACAGCGCTTTTCCCCTCGCTTTGTGCAAGTGAACGTGCAACGATGAACCTGCTTAGTAGCCGTCTGCGTGGGAAGGTCCTCGAATCTAATGGAAGTGATGGTGTTGATCAGTTCCAGAGTAGCAGGCATGTGCTCGGAAGCAGGTTCCTTGGGATCGTTGGCGAGCCAAAGCACTGCATGGCAGTGGGGACTACCGCGATGCTGGAACTCAATCCGTTTGAAGTAATCGACGACGTAGTACTTCCCGAACGGACTATGAGTTTTCGAACCCAAGATCAAGAGGATGACTTCGATCAGCTTGTTGAAATAGAGGCAGCACGTGACTGGATCTTCACTGACCAATACTGCTCTTTGAAGTGCTGTTAGTTGCTCCATCGGTTCTGTCAAGTCGATCCTGTTCTCTTGATCCGAGAGCTTGTACAGTATCTTCAGCAGTTCGGGCCAGTGAGTCTCGTTAGCACTCATAGTCAAGAAAACCGTTGGCTTTCCCAGCTGTCGAATCATGGCGAACAAATCTTTCTCCCGTATCTGCCAGTACAATGCCGAGTTCGGAATCGATTTCAGCCACGCGAAGTTCCTCTCGATAAGGCTCTGCATGAACTGCGGGTCACTGAGTTGAGCACGGGTCACATTGTTCGTACCTTGGACCCTAAAGGAGCTCGAAACTCCATCGTGAACCCGAAGACGCATGATCTTAACACCCATGTACAGGATGTGAGTCGGCTTTGCTCCACGCCGGTCACGTCGTCTAGTTTCACTGGTAGCCTTATCGTAAGGAGTAACGCGAACCCCTTTCCTGTACGATCGCATTTTTCCTTGGTAGATTCCGGGAAAAGAAAGCTCTTCTGCATACTGATCGTACACGATGGAAGTCGGCATTCGGTTCTGACCAGGAGCAATATTAAGACTCATGTCCTCGTTCCAGAAGACGGTCTGTTGCTGTCCTGTGAACAATTCCGCTTCAGTTTCGAGTACGTCAAGTGCAATTTGGTCGTTTTGCTGGGGAATTCTTGGGACATCTCTTGGGACATCCTCGACTTCCGATACTTCCAGCTCAATCAGTTCCTCACCGTCAGTACCTTCTGGTACATCTGGTCCCATGAGGCTTTCATCCAAAACGATACCTTCGCGCTTATACAACGGAGTGTTGATAAGATAGCGAAGCCAAGCTTTTACGACAGACTTCTTGACATATCCCTGCAGGTAGTTAGACTTGTGGATCAATtgctttttaatgcaaacattAAAGGCGTAATCATCCTCCAATTGACGCGGAAGCATCCGAACCATCTCGTTGACATCAACAGGGACATTGATGATCTGCCCGATGATTGTGTAGCTTCCTAAAATTTCAAAGCACGTTACCAACTACAAAATTCAAAGTTGATAAACAATTTTCACCTCGCGCATGACTGAGCCGACGAATTTGCATGAACGGCAGCCTTGGCGCAATCAACCGCTCGGTGATCGGATCCAGTGGTGGAAGGTTCGCTGGCTTCTCCGGGTAGGTAAATCCGTTCGATGTGGACAAAGTGGGTACTTTTCCATTCCTCAAAGAGTTGTGGCAGGTCTGGCACACCTTGAATCCCGCGACTGACTCAAAGTGGCCTGCCTCGACCAACACTCTCCCGCCATCGCTTGTGATGGACCTCAAGTCATTGCTGAACCAGATGCGTTCACAAACATTGCAATAATCACCCAGTTTGTTGTCGGTAAACTTTTTGTGAAAAGCAATGTCGGCCTTCGCGCAATCTGGCTTGCCACCAGCTGTGGCAGTCGTACCCGTCTCtacaaaacattaaacaattgGGGATAATATTGAAAGACCTCCCTAAGTTACCCAGACTTACCCTGACTATTGGGTACTGATACCTGAGAGGACTCGTTCAGAGCGGAACGAGTCGGTACGATTCCTGTAAGATACAGGAAGATCTAAATAGTTGCTTTTGATTGTATAATATTAAACCCAAAATTCAAAGTTAGACAGTGCGTAGAACAAATGCCTATCTCAtgctaaaactctaaaacagattATTTTTATTGGCTATATTAACTGTGTTTGTTTTAAGaactaaattaaattattctgcCAACTAAATTCATATTAATATGTTAAAACATCCGCTTTATACAGAGAAAATTCATTTCAAGAACACAAATTGTGCATGCaatgtgaaaactttcaaacatgatcagcattatattgctaagttgtaaaattttgttgaatttagcgAAAGTTAAAAATTGTAGTTAAAGTTTCACAGTTTGGCGTTATCTTGTCTTAAAAGATTGATAATTAAATCTGTGTTCTGTTGATTATCATATTTGCTAAAAACTCACCAAGAAATGTCTCGGAATCGGCCTGGAACGTGCCCCTTCCAGCACCCGATGGAATCTGAACCGGGTCAGGTCGTGGGTAGAACCGTACTGGCCCCGTGCTCGGGCCGGGCATCGGCTCCAAATTCACAGTTGCTGCTGGGTTACCGGCCGCTACTGTACCTCCTCGCTCGGCCTCCTCTTGCGCTTTCAGTTTCTTCCGCTGGCGGAATTCCCTGACGCGCTCAGCGCTCGTCTTGGCAGGCCTCCGCGGTTTCGGTGCCTTGAtctcctcttcctcctccaTCTCCTGCTCTCCCTCCTCCTTCTCCATCTCCTGCTcgccctcctcctcctcatcacGATCAGCAATCGTCTCCTCAGCTTGCCTCAGTGGCGCCACCACTCtgttctccctctctctctcctcaCGCTTCCGCTTGCGATGAC
This is a stretch of genomic DNA from Culex pipiens pallens isolate TS chromosome 1, TS_CPP_V2, whole genome shotgun sequence. It encodes these proteins:
- the LOC120413562 gene encoding pescadillo homolog codes for the protein MSRHLAAKYLASHRKRKREERERENRVVAPLRQAEETIADRDEEEEGEQEMEKEEGEQEMEEEEEIKAPKPRRPAKTSAERVREFRQRKKLKAQEEAERGGTVAAGNPAATVNLEPMPGPSTGPVRFYPRPDPVQIPSGAGRGTFQADSETFLGEFLANMIINRTQI
- the LOC120413208 gene encoding uncharacterized protein LOC120413208: MFERIVPTRSALNESSQVSVPNSQETGTTATAGGKPDCAKADIAFHKKFTDNKLGDYCNVCERIWFSNDLRSITSDGGRVLVEAGHFESVAGFKVCQTCHNSLRNGKVPTLSTSNGFTYPEKPANLPPLDPITERLIAPRLPFMQIRRLSHARGSYTIIGQIINVPVDVNEMVRMLPRQLEDDYAFNVCIKKQLIHKSNYLQGYVKKSVVKAWLRYLINTPLYKREGIVLDESLMGPDVPEGTDGEELIELEVSEVEDVPRDVPRIPQQNDQIALDVLETEAELFTGQQQTVFWNEDMSLNIAPGQNRMPTSIVYDQYAEELSFPGIYQGKMRSYRKGVRVTPYDKATSETRRRDRRGAKPTHILYMGVKIMRLRVHDGVSSSFRVQGTNNVTRAQLSDPQFMQSLIERNFAWLKSIPNSALYWQIREKDLFAMIRQLGKPTVFLTMSANETHWPELLKILYKLSDQENRIDLTEPMEQLTALQRAVLVSEDPVTCCLYFNKLIEVILLILGSKTHSPFGKYYVVDYFKRIEFQHRGSPHCHAVLWLANDPKEPASEHMPATLELINTITSIRFEDLPTQTATKQVHRCTFTCTKRGEKRCRFNIPYWPMKEQRVLLPLKADDSRRKELKKRAEEMRDVLATMVFDTIEDYLAHCECTYEYYLDVVRASLKQPTVFYKRSMDEKELRTNPFNAWIADKLRSNMDLQFIVDEKKLCHYLVEYVNKSNRGVSGLHRELILMQEQNPEMDYGEMLKKISLKMLGAVEMCAQEAAWFLLRLPMSEASKKVEFIPTAWPQDRTRSRKHFKTMDAEGVGDDSTDVWNKNIIEKYEEREGLEDVCLAEFVAWYSQERGKKSYKKRTQPRVLRWRGFGMSELTEYKRESVLLFLPFRNEVVDILDHNKFLQLYDLHEEQLLAKRKEYDCELNMEQTVEEYLRTIANLEDGAENNAATEKHDELVRTVIMQPNNDDFELLPTRGLRSVIKQRTNVLSKEAYCEMMRATNVEQRALILHVIHLMHCYEEHGPLQVFLTGPAGSGKTFVLRALMETINRYSQTHNSRDNAYVASASTGKAASAIGGTTLHHAYHITMSRQATKMNFETLQMYRNEMQNIKFHIIDEVSMVGAHTLNTAHIRLQDVYMIYDVPYGGVNVLVSGDVMQLPPVNARAVFKPPSNTICGAVVWQSLMFHELKRVMRQADKQFSDILTKIGNGLKLTADETKLIESRFFTKEDLSKEDTSGAVRLFHRNIDVTSYNNEALRNIDGLDYTADDTFVGYKTAEQLATARIKIYKMSLAETAGLQYTTKFCPGMPYMVTTNVNVEDGIVNGAIGDLMYVEEGVDDSEDRIMRLWIKFENAQIGIIARKEVEPMIRTRPDILQSDWTPIVKRSANIDLGNRIKCKRIQFPVVPANALTIHKSQGGTFDKIVYDYDKSQDQQMVYVGLSRVKSLQGLFLTNSKGDFKFHHAKGCDSPKMRELRNEYKRLQNNRLRTIVDEVGEVLESSGPATTLMTINVQSLRAHKLDITTDPILPKVHFLALSETWLDDHSSEEIEGFTCIIQSKRVGVRSGGVAIYQNTTDPDTTLAVPHTLEVVGNERDQEFGKAEKYGDICAAKVMVMGTEVLLVSVYISPGTTTKQKIWFLARNLIRTAYVDTPMVVTGDFNLDITKQDSAYFVGYMREHFMLSLCNDTKKTTTLGGTALDLTFTKNMTAEVTRYIAYFSYHRPMLSLLRPAASEPSQAI